AAGGTAGTTGGTATTAAGTTACTCAGAAGAAATAAATCAATGAGTTGTTAAAACTAGCCAGCCTTTCAGGGAGGAGTAAAATGCAGAAAATTTCCTTCAGAGAATCGCGATGGGTGCTCTTTCCAATCTGCTTTGGAGTGATCTTCACCGACATGGTGGGCTATGGAATCATTTCACCAAGCATTCCCCTTTTTGCAAAAGCCTTATCAGCCAGCGATTCACAGATGGGCTACGCTTTTGCAGGCTATCCGATAGCCTTTACCCTATCGATCCTCCCCCTTGGCCTTCTGGTGGACCGGATCGGCAAGAATTATCTCATCATCTCAATCTCGTTATATGTTCTTTGTCTTGCAAGCCTTATGATGGCATTTAGCACGAGTATTTGGATGCTCATCATAGCCAGGGCCCTTCAGGGATTCGCCTCGGCATCAGCGTGGGTTGCCACGCAACCTCTGGTTGCCGGAGCGTCTGACGATGGAGGAGTGAGTAGCCAAGAGATGAGCATTGTGACTATAGCTTCCGGCGTCGGTGTCATCGTGGGGCCCCTCTTGGGTGGTATCGGCTCGCTTGAAACCCCGTTCATCATCAATGCAGCACTAGCCTTTTTCCTGGGGCTCACAGCATCTTTTTTCCTGACCCGTCAAGGGACAGGTTCTCCTGAAAAAAAGCAGGGCTTGCTTCGGATGTTTAAAAAGAAGGGTATCCTTATTGCTTGCCTTGCGATCTTCTTTTCGTGTTCCTGTTTCGGTATCATGGAGCTTCTCCTGCCTCTCTACCTCGACCGCCTTGGATATGTGAAGCTATACATAGGACTCCTTTTCGGGATCTTTTCCGTACTCTATGTGGCCTCCCAACCGTTCATCAGCCGCTGGATCGACCGAAAGGGGGGCTATGGTCCGATCTATATGGGAAGCCTGGGCCTTGCCATTGGCATGGCCTTGGTCATCCAAGTAACTGGGTTCTTGAGTGTCTCAGTGATCATGTCTTTCCTTGGAGTATTCAGCGGCATGCTCTTTCTGGCGTCGATGTTCATCGTTGGTGAAGAGAGCAGTAAGGGACAGCGAGGAAGTGCCTATGCCATCTGGAACCTGGCTTTTTCTTTGGGGTATCTGATCGGCCCGGTGGCGGGAGGAAACCTGTCGAGTCTTCTCGGCCTAAAGGCAGCTTTCTATGTTTTTGCAACTGCCCTCCTCATTGGAACTGCATGGATTTTCTTTTCTGTCAGAGAAGCAACCACAAATAGATAATAGGTTAACGCAACGTTCTATTGAAGAGTAAAATTAGAAATTCAGAGCTATGGGGAAGGCCTTCCTTGACCAAGACCAAGGAACAACATGGTTGCGAGTTCGGGAACGGCAGCATTATGCAAAGCTTGTAGTTCATAGTTCATATGTTGCATCATACTGTCCACCAAAAACCGGTCCAGTTTTATGTTAGGATAGCGGCATAAAGCTAGACCAGAAGGAGGTCAGGATGAGTCGGAAGCGATTTGCGCCGGAGCAGATCCCTAGCATCTGCAGAAATTGGGTGTGATCTCTGCCAAATCATCCTGAAACCACCCGGGGAAAACCCCTCAACTAGCTAAGACTCTTTATCTTTATCTCCTTACACCGTATTTAGCTTTTTTTTGTGGATCACTTTTATGATTTTTTTTGATCCAATTATTAGCTTGCCATTATCCAAATTCATTTCATCAATATCATTGAGGACCATGTAACAATCATCTAAAGACCATGTTGGGCTCTGAATGACTATTTTTTTTCCAGTTTTTCGATTGAGAATTATTCTTTTTGGAATCTTTCCCCGTACTGTCTTTGGAGGACCATATTTATCTAAGAGCAGAGAGAAAAATTTGTCTGCATCTTTTCCATTAAAAGTTACCTTTATTAACCCGATCTTATTATCATCACCATAGACATATATTACCGTTTCTGTCTTTATACTCAATTCTGGTAAATTCAGTATTTTATATTCATCATTGTCAAGCTTTAAATAACATAACTCCTTGCTTTCTTGTTCGCATATCTTCATTTGTTTATCTATTGGCGTATCAAGAGTAAGTCCTCTAAACGAAAAAGCAAATACGGGGATATCCATAAGCACAGAGAAAATCACGAAAGTAGCGACAATTAACCTTTTCATCTTATCCTCCGTGATACATAAATCAGGCAAAACTGGAAAGAAATTGCCTCTTGGAACTGCGGTGTGTTGAAAAGATTAGTATTGATCAGGTGAAAGATGGCGATTTCTCTTTTGCTTTCAATCTTCTGAACAAATAGTACCGACTATGCCAACTTCCGGGCTACTCGTTTTGGAAATAACGTGCACAGGGGAAATAGTGTGAGCCTGACCCTTTACCAATCAATACCGGGACCGCCTCACTTCACAATCTCCGTTCCGATCCCCGTGTCCGTGAATATTTCGAGTAGCATCGCATGCATGATACTGGCATCGAGTATATGGGCCTTCTTTACACCACCCTTTAAGGCCCTGACGCATGCTTCTGCTTTTGGTATCATCCCAGAATCAATTACATTATCTTCTATAAGACGCTTGACGTCTGAGGACTTCAAAGTCTCATAAAGTGTCTTCGGATCTTTCTTGTCCTTCATGATCCCCATCACGTTCGTGAGCAGAACAAACTTTTCGGCCTTGAGTTTGGCCGCTATCGCGCTTGCCACGTCATCCGCATTCACATTGTAAAGTTCTCCCTCACGGCCATGCCCAAGCGGATATATTACAGGCACCAAATTGTCGCTTAAAAGCCTTTTGACCACTGTCGTATCGACTGATGTTACCTCGCCCACAAACCCAAGGTCATCTTTGGAAGTAAGCTTCTTAACCTTTATGAGTTCGTTCTCCGCGCCGCTCAAACCGAAAGCCCGCGCACCCATTCCTTTTAGTTCGGCCACGATCCTCTTGTTTATTACGCGGAGGGCCTTGTCGATGATCCGGATGGCATTATGGTCAGTATAGCGCCGGCCGTCGATGAATTTCGGTTCCAAGCCGGCTTTTTTCATCATCTTGGAGATGAACGCACCTCCACCGTGAACGACAACCGGGTGCATCCCGGCGTAGTTCATGAACATGACGTCCTCGAGTATTCCTCTGTCGATGCCTTTTTCGTCAACCGCAGCCCCGCCATACTTAATCACGATGGTCTTTCCGTAGAATTTCTTGATGTACGGAAGTGCCTCTATCAATACACTACTTTTCCTGATCGCTTCTTTCATTATGGCGAAGTTTCCGTATTGATGGTTACGTATTCATTCGAAAAGTCACAGGTCCAAGCGGTGGCG
This Syntrophaceae bacterium DNA region includes the following protein-coding sequences:
- a CDS encoding MFS transporter — its product is MQKISFRESRWVLFPICFGVIFTDMVGYGIISPSIPLFAKALSASDSQMGYAFAGYPIAFTLSILPLGLLVDRIGKNYLIISISLYVLCLASLMMAFSTSIWMLIIARALQGFASASAWVATQPLVAGASDDGGVSSQEMSIVTIASGVGVIVGPLLGGIGSLETPFIINAALAFFLGLTASFFLTRQGTGSPEKKQGLLRMFKKKGILIACLAIFFSCSCFGIMELLLPLYLDRLGYVKLYIGLLFGIFSVLYVASQPFISRWIDRKGGYGPIYMGSLGLAIGMALVIQVTGFLSVSVIMSFLGVFSGMLFLASMFIVGEESSKGQRGSAYAIWNLAFSLGYLIGPVAGGNLSSLLGLKAAFYVFATALLIGTAWIFFSVREATTNR
- the argB gene encoding acetylglutamate kinase → MKEAIRKSSVLIEALPYIKKFYGKTIVIKYGGAAVDEKGIDRGILEDVMFMNYAGMHPVVVHGGGAFISKMMKKAGLEPKFIDGRRYTDHNAIRIIDKALRVINKRIVAELKGMGARAFGLSGAENELIKVKKLTSKDDLGFVGEVTSVDTTVVKRLLSDNLVPVIYPLGHGREGELYNVNADDVASAIAAKLKAEKFVLLTNVMGIMKDKKDPKTLYETLKSSDVKRLIEDNVIDSGMIPKAEACVRALKGGVKKAHILDASIMHAMLLEIFTDTGIGTEIVK